GCAGGTAACATCGATATTAATGTCGCCAATCAAGCAAAATTAGATGGTATTTCTCCTATTTCTTTTTTTGCTAGTGGATTGTTCAGTGGAGTTGGAAATAATGGTATTGGCAATGCTGGAGCTATCAAACTCAAAGCAGGTTCATTAGATATCACCAGGGGTGCTCAAATCAGTTCTATCTCCCGTAACCAGGGAAATGCTGGAAAGGTGATTATTGATATTCCTAATGGTACGCTGAAGATAGATGGTTTTACTAATTACACTTTGAATAATGGTGCAAAGCGTGTAGCTCTTAGTTACATTACTACTGCCTTAGAACAAGGTGCTAGGGGAAAAGCTGGAGATATTGAAATTAGCGCTAAGGATATCATTTTCACTAATGGTGGTAGAGTTTTCTCTAGTACCTATAGTGGGGGAGATGCTGGAAATATTAGCTTGATAGCCAAAAACAAAATAACTTTTAATGGAGGTTATCAACAATATCCCAGTGGTTTGTTTTCTACAGTAGAAAATGAAGGAGTTGGTAATGGCGGTGATATAAAAGTTGAAGCGAAAAATCTAGATATTTTCAATGGCGCTGTGATATTCTCTATTGCTCGCAATGGGATGAAAGGGGAAGGAGGAAATGTCAACTCAGGAAATATAAATATTATAGTTGATGATACTTTGAGGCTGGATGGTGTCAGTCAAATTAATAGCAGTTTAAGCAGTGATACTCAAGGGAAAGCTGGCAATATTAATATCATAGGTAAAAATTTACTTCTAACTGGTGGTTCTCAAATTATCTCTACTACTTCTGGGATAGGTGATGGAGGAAATATCGATATAAAACTCAGCAATCAAGCTAAATTTGATGGTATCTATTTTGATACCTCTATTAACGACTACTATTCTAGCGGTTTATTCAATCGAGTCGGGAATAATGGTATTGGAAATGCTGGAATTATTAAACTCAAAGCAGGGTCATTAGATATCACCAGGGGTGCTCAAATTAGTTCTATTTCCCGCAATCAAGGAAATGCTGGGAAGGTGACTATTGATATTCCTGATGGTACGCTGAAGATAGATGGTTTTACTAATTACACTTTTAATAATGGTGTAAAGCGTGTAGCTCTTAGTTACATTACTACTGCCTTAGAACAAGGTGCTAAAGGTAAAGCTGGAGATATTAGTATCAAAGTTGGAAACTTATTGTTGAGTGATGGAAGCCAAATTACCTCTACGACTTCTGGGATAGGTGATGGAGGAAATATCGACATTAATGTCAGCAATCAAGCAAAATTTGATGGCATCTATTTTGATTTTCTTGATTCTGCATTTTACTCAAGTGGATTATTTAGTAGAGTCGGATTTCAAGGTGTCGGAAATGCTGGAATTATCAAGCTCAAAGCAGGTTCTTTAGATATCACCAGAGGCGCTCAAATTAGCTCTATTTCCCGTAATCAGGGAAATGCAGGAAAAGTTATTATTGATGTTGCTGGTACATTGAATATAGATGGTATTACTACATTTATCAAGAAAGATGGAAAGCTGGATTTTGCTCGAAGTATAATTGATACTGCGTTAGATGCAGGGGCAAAACCCAAACCTGGAAATACTATCAAAGCTGGCAATATCAATATCAAAGCTAGAAACTTATTTATTACGAATGGGGGTCAAATTAGTTCTAGTAGTTTTGGTATAGGGGATGGTGGCAAGATTGATATTAGAGTCAATGATAAAATTAATATTGAAAGCCAAAATAACTATTTAACAGGAATATTTAGTCGAGTATTTAAAGGTGCAAGGGGAAATGGTGGCGATATATTCATTGACCCGAAACGGGTTTTGATTCGTGGTAATGCAGGTATTTCTGTAAGTAATTTTGGTACAGGTAAATCTGGGAATATTGAACTAATCGCTGGTGGTTTAACCCTAGATAAAAAAGCGTTTATTGAAGCTAATACTACAAATACTCAAAACCCTGGGGGAAATATCACCCTGAAATTATCAGATTTTCTCCTGATGCGTCGTAACAGTAGAATATCTACTGATTCAGGATTAGATGGTGGTAATATCACGATTAATTCTCCCTTTATTGTGGCTCCTGCGAAGGAAAATAGCGATATTACTGCTAATGCAATTCAGCGTCAAGGTGGAAATATAATAATCCAATCTGAGTCTGTCTATGGGATTAAACCCAGTGCAATATTAACACCAGAAAGCGATATTACCGCAAGTTCAGAAAAAGGTAATCCCGGTGTTGTGACATTAAATAGTACTCAGATTAACGCTGCTGACGACTTAGCTACACTACCGGAAGAAGTTACTGATGCATCTCAGCTAGTTGCTCAACATATTTGCCGTAAAAAACCAGGTAGCTCTTTTATTGTAGTGGGGCGAGGTGGCATTCCCATCGACCCAAACCAGTTTTTACCGAGTGATAATGTCAGGGTGGATTTAGCAGAGTCCATAAATAATCCGTCGGTGTCAATAAATTCACCAATATATAAAAAAGATAATCCGTCTAAACCTATTAGTAATCAGGAAATTACCCCAGCTAGGGGTTGGGTAATGAATGAGAAAGGAGAGGTGGTTCTAACTGCCTATGACCCCACAGAAAAGGGAATTTCTCGTTCTTTGCCTAATTCTGCTATCTGCAATGGTGGGTCATATAATGAGTAGGTTTCCTAGCTGATTTCAACAAGATGTAGGAAAATATTGCCCATTACCTCTAACTAATTCATGCTGCTTGCAACAGAGCTTCTGATTAAAATTTATTCCCAAAACTTGACTTATGGCTCACAGTATGAGGCAAAAAATGCTTATATTGCTGCTATTGAAAAGTTTGGTTGTCAAGTAGATGCAGATGCTTTGTTGCCTGTATTTTTAGAGAATCCTCTAGAGCGCAGGGAATTAATTTCTCCTTTAATGGGGTGGGGAAATTTGCAGACTGGGAAGGTAATTTATCAACAATGTTTTCAAGGTGAATTGTTAAAGCCAGAGATGCCAGAAGAGATTTTACATTGTTTAGGTTATCTCGGCAATGAGAGCATCACAAATTGTTTATTTCAGTATGTACAAGCAGATAATTATTATTTGAGTCGTGCAGCTTGTTTAGGTTTATTAAATCTATCATGTGCTGGTTTAGAGGATGATATTGCCAGAGCAATTACCACCTGTTACGGAAAGCATTTATTTCCAGAGTTTCTGCCCGCCTTAGCTATTAAAACTGGTAAATTAGAATTACTAGAACAACTCTATCATCTGGGAGAAACTACAGCTTCCTGCGATTGTAATGCAGGTTTAATTCTGGGTGTTGCTCTTTATGGTGAGCAGGGGCTGAAATATTTTCATGATATTATCTGGAATCCGCGTTGGGAAACCCATGGAGGGGGAACGGGTTCTGATTATTGGACATATATTGCTATGCAATGTTTGGGGATGAAACTCTCCGATTTATACCAAGATTTAAAAAATAAAGTTGAAAATAGCCCCAATTTAGAACACGAGTTCCTCGTATTTATCGCTTTATTATCTTGGCAGATTCGCTCACCCCAAGAGAAAATCAAATTTCTCCAACCTAACCGAGAAAGTCACATCGAACTGTATCAAATTCTATTTGATTGGTCAACTCCCCACCATGATGATTCCATTATTGGTATTGCTCACCAAGTATTTGCCGAAGTTGATCATCCCATCATCAAAGAATTATATATTCTTCAAGCCCAACTAAATTTAGCTATGCAGTATGAGATAGAAATAGAAACAATTACCCACAAACTATTGACTCATAACTAATAAATCTGTAGCTGGCAAATTTGCATTTACCACCTGTCCGTCACGAAACCAAACTATACGTTTTGTTTGTCGTGCAACCTCTGGTTCATGAGTCACCATCACAACGGTGATACCTGTAGAATTCAACTCGGTAAAAATATCTAAAACTTCCTGGGTAGTACGGGAATCTAATGCACCCGTTGGCTCATCAGCCAAGAGTACCACAGGACGGTTGACAATAGCGCGGGCGATCGCCACCCGTTGTTGTTGTCCCCCAGAAAGCTGAGTGGGTTTGTTTTGCAGACGTTTTGCCAAACCGACACGAGTCAGGGATTCCACAGCGCGATCGCGTCTTTCGGAACTCGGAACATCTGCATATACCATGGGTAACATAACATTTTCCAGGGCAGTTAATTGGGGTAAAAGATGAAATTGTTGGAAGACAAAACCAAGTTTTTTATTCCGAATATGTGCCAATTGTTTATCATCCATTTGGGCAACATCTAAATTATCTAAATAATAATGCCCAGAACTAGGACGATCCAAACAACCAATAATATTCATAGCTGTGGATTTTCCTGAACCTGAAGGTCCCATAATTGAGCAATATTCTCCCTCCTCAATAATTAAATTAACATCATTTAGTGCCTTAACTTCTGTTTCACCACTTCCATAAATTTTAAAAATATTTTCTAAGCGGATAATTGCATTCTGATTGTGATTTATGTCCGCACCATCTTGAGATTCTTGATAGTTTTCTCCTGCCATATTTACCATTCCTTAAGCACTTCTCAAAGCAATAATTGGGTCAAGTTTAGCTGCACGACGGGCAGGAACAACCCCAAAAAATAAACCAATTCCCCCAGAAACACCCACCGTTAGAATAATTGCTGTTGCAGAAATTCCTGCTTGTAAAGGTGTTAAACTTGCCACTATCATGACTGCACCAATTCCCAAACCAGTACCAATTAAACCACCCGCCGCAGAGAGAATAATTGCCTCAATCATGAATTGAAATAAGATATCCTCTGAAGTTGCACCAATGGCTTTTCTTAATCCAATTTCCTGGGTTCTTTCTGTCACCGAAACCAGCATAATATTCATAATTCCAATACCACCGACAAACAGAGAAATTCCCGCGATCGCCGCTAACATGATAGTCAAAGCGCCAGAAATTTGCCCCACCGTTTTCAGTGCATCTTTTTGAGTTTGAATCGAGAAATCATCCTCCCCCGTAATTTTGTGACGTTGCCGCAATAAATTAGTAATTTGAAACTGTGCTGCATCGACACTTTTGCCATCCTTCGCAGACACAGAAATATAATCTAGGGCAATCCCATAGGGAGAATTTCTACCAGCAACTCGATTCGCACTAGTCGTCAGGGGAATTAATGCTGCATCATCATAATTCACACCCAAATTAGAACCCTTAGATTTTAAAACCCCAATAATTTGAAAACTCGTAGTTTTGATGCGAATCTGCTTACCAATTGGATTACGTTTACCAAATAGTTGTTCCGTTAATTTGCTACCCAAAACTACTACTTGGTTATTACGCTGCATATCAATGTCACTAAAAAATCTCCCCTTTTCCGTGTCAAAATCTCGCACCTTCAAAAATCCCGGAGTAGTACCAATAATATTCACATCCTTGGTACGACTACTATAGGTGACAATTTGCCGACGATTTAATTCGGGAGCAACTTCCAGTACAGTTGGTACTTGAGCAGCGATCGCCTCCGCATCTGCTAAAACTAAATTCTTCGGTACTTCAAAGGAAATTTGTTGGGTTTCCTGATTTCCTGGTAACACAAATAACACATTTGGTCCCAGGGATTCTAACTGCTTGGCAACAAATTTTTGCCCCCCTTCCCCAATCCCAATCATCGCAATCACCGAAGCATTGCCGATAACAATACCTAACATCGTCAAACTACTACGTAGCTTATTTGACAGCAGGGTTGTTCCTGCCATCTTCATACTTTCCCATATATTCATAAGGATTTAAGATGATGAATCTCCCCTCAAACAGTACCTACTTCTTCTCCTCCAACATTTTCTTGATGCGATACTCCTCCGGTGGGCTGAGAAAAACGCGATCGCCAGCCTGAACACCTTGTATAATTTGTGTCTGGTCTTTTAACTGAGCGCCCACTGTCACCGGACGAAACTGAGGCTGATTTTTGCTATCAGGTACAAGTATGCCTGTTTCTCCTTTCTCAGTCACAATTGCTACTGTCGGTATGAGTAGGGCATTTGCCACCTTGTCTCCTAAAAATGTTAAATCTACGTTCAAACCAGAACGCAGCTTATCCTTTCCTGTATCAATGGCAACTCGGATTTGAAAGAGAGTCACCCCCTCTTCCTTCACCGCTTCCGGTGCAATCAGACGTACCCTACCTTGAAAAACCTGATCAGGATAGGCATCAGCGATAATTTCTACCCTTTGCCCCTGTTTAATTCTACCGATATCGGCTTCGGGAACCTGTGCTAAAACTTCTAAACCCCTAGCCAATGCCACCACAGAGCTAGAAGTTGCCGAAGCGCTGGAAGATGCGGAAGTCGTCGGCGCAACAAAAGCACCCACATTGGCGTATTTTTGCGTAATAATCCCCTCAAAGGGAGCGCGAATTACCGTATTATCCAAATTCACCAATTCCGACTGCAACTGTGCCTTAGCTGCACTCACTGCCCCCTGGCGTTGGGTAATATCCTCAGGTGGTGTGCCACTTTGCAGTAACTTGAGAGACTCCCGTGCTTCTGTGACTGCTGCTTGTCGGCGGGCAATTTCTTCGACACGAAAACCACTGCGTTGTTTGGCTAATTCTTGGCGAGCAGAAGTCAAACTTGCTTCCACTTGCTTGACGTTATCCTTAGCATTACGCTCCTCTGTCAGGGCTTCATCCAGGTAATCCTGGGAAACTGCTCCCTGAGATGCGGGAAATTGCCGACGTTTTACCCGTTGACTAGCTAAAGCCA
The Calothrix sp. 336/3 DNA segment above includes these coding regions:
- a CDS encoding ABC transporter ATP-binding protein, with protein sequence MAGENYQESQDGADINHNQNAIIRLENIFKIYGSGETEVKALNDVNLIIEEGEYCSIMGPSGSGKSTAMNIIGCLDRPSSGHYYLDNLDVAQMDDKQLAHIRNKKLGFVFQQFHLLPQLTALENVMLPMVYADVPSSERRDRAVESLTRVGLAKRLQNKPTQLSGGQQQRVAIARAIVNRPVVLLADEPTGALDSRTTQEVLDIFTELNSTGITVVMVTHEPEVARQTKRIVWFRDGQVVNANLPATDLLVMSQ
- a CDS encoding ABC transporter permease yields the protein MNIWESMKMAGTTLLSNKLRSSLTMLGIVIGNASVIAMIGIGEGGQKFVAKQLESLGPNVLFVLPGNQETQQISFEVPKNLVLADAEAIAAQVPTVLEVAPELNRRQIVTYSSRTKDVNIIGTTPGFLKVRDFDTEKGRFFSDIDMQRNNQVVVLGSKLTEQLFGKRNPIGKQIRIKTTSFQIIGVLKSKGSNLGVNYDDAALIPLTTSANRVAGRNSPYGIALDYISVSAKDGKSVDAAQFQITNLLRQRHKITGEDDFSIQTQKDALKTVGQISGALTIMLAAIAGISLFVGGIGIMNIMLVSVTERTQEIGLRKAIGATSEDILFQFMIEAIILSAAGGLIGTGLGIGAVMIVASLTPLQAGISATAIILTVGVSGGIGLFFGVVPARRAAKLDPIIALRSA
- a CDS encoding filamentous hemagglutinin N-terminal domain-containing protein — protein: MRLTKVSNSFLVLITGIVSLTPMVAFGQVSSDKTLNTTVQNANDLNFTILNGNRVGNNLFHSFNEFSIPGKGSAIFQNATDIQNIFSRVTGGKLSNIQGLLQTQGTANLFLINPSGIIFGNNAKLDVGGSFFATTADSIIFKDGLEFSATKPQTQPLLSVNIPIGLRFRDNAKGITNQSRALNAFGDPVGLEVKPGKNLALIGGQVNLNGGAIYAPGGRVELGGLSQAGVIGFNLDKGSFQIPQGIGRSDVFLSNDARVAVYGTGGGDIAVNARNLEIDKGYLFAGIEGIGTKKAGNIIVNANNIKINRSRSDATGIYNQVREKSVGNAGDILINTDNLYLNNGAQISASTLGKGNAGNIDITVSNQAKFDGIYFYAPNNNYYSSGLFNRVEGNGVGNAGIIKLKAGSLDITRGAQISSISRNQGNAGKVIIDIPNGTLKIDGFTNYTLNNGAKRVALSYITTALEQGAKGKAGDISIKVGNLLLSDGSQITSTTSGIGDGGNIDINVSNQAKFDGIYFDTSINDYYSSGLFNRVGNNGIGNAGIIKLKAGSLDITRGAQISSISRNQGNAGKVIIDVSNGTLKLDGVTKYINNQGNQLVARSFIDTALDAGAKPKPGDTIKAGDINIKARNLFITNGSQISSTTFGKGDAGNIDINVANQAKLDGISPISFFASGLFSGVGNNGIGNAGAIKLKAGSLDITRGAQISSISRNQGNAGKVIIDIPNGTLKIDGFTNYTLNNGAKRVALSYITTALEQGARGKAGDIEISAKDIIFTNGGRVFSSTYSGGDAGNISLIAKNKITFNGGYQQYPSGLFSTVENEGVGNGGDIKVEAKNLDIFNGAVIFSIARNGMKGEGGNVNSGNINIIVDDTLRLDGVSQINSSLSSDTQGKAGNINIIGKNLLLTGGSQIISTTSGIGDGGNIDIKLSNQAKFDGIYFDTSINDYYSSGLFNRVGNNGIGNAGIIKLKAGSLDITRGAQISSISRNQGNAGKVTIDIPDGTLKIDGFTNYTFNNGVKRVALSYITTALEQGAKGKAGDISIKVGNLLLSDGSQITSTTSGIGDGGNIDINVSNQAKFDGIYFDFLDSAFYSSGLFSRVGFQGVGNAGIIKLKAGSLDITRGAQISSISRNQGNAGKVIIDVAGTLNIDGITTFIKKDGKLDFARSIIDTALDAGAKPKPGNTIKAGNINIKARNLFITNGGQISSSSFGIGDGGKIDIRVNDKINIESQNNYLTGIFSRVFKGARGNGGDIFIDPKRVLIRGNAGISVSNFGTGKSGNIELIAGGLTLDKKAFIEANTTNTQNPGGNITLKLSDFLLMRRNSRISTDSGLDGGNITINSPFIVAPAKENSDITANAIQRQGGNIIIQSESVYGIKPSAILTPESDITASSEKGNPGVVTLNSTQINAADDLATLPEEVTDASQLVAQHICRKKPGSSFIVVGRGGIPIDPNQFLPSDNVRVDLAESINNPSVSINSPIYKKDNPSKPISNQEITPARGWVMNEKGEVVLTAYDPTEKGISRSLPNSAICNGGSYNE
- a CDS encoding efflux RND transporter periplasmic adaptor subunit is translated as MTTYLEIPFLGKKIKHPWRWFLGLVVGGTVITASTINLVTNNQGVNANNITELTVPVKSQNITLRITASGRVLPVQNVNISPKNMGTITHLYVEQGDRVKAGQIIARMDNADIQARIAQMRANITQAEAQLARALSGSRPEEIAQAKARLAQAEAQLTEARAGNRSEDIAQAQADVVKYTAQLGEAQSRLALASQRVKRRQFPASQGAVSQDYLDEALTEERNAKDNVKQVEASLTSARQELAKQRSGFRVEEIARRQAAVTEARESLKLLQSGTPPEDITQRQGAVSAAKAQLQSELVNLDNTVIRAPFEGIITQKYANVGAFVAPTTSASSSASATSSSVVALARGLEVLAQVPEADIGRIKQGQRVEIIADAYPDQVFQGRVRLIAPEAVKEEGVTLFQIRVAIDTGKDKLRSGLNVDLTFLGDKVANALLIPTVAIVTEKGETGILVPDSKNQPQFRPVTVGAQLKDQTQIIQGVQAGDRVFLSPPEEYRIKKMLEEKK